In one Xylanibacillus composti genomic region, the following are encoded:
- a CDS encoding HD-GYP domain-containing protein yields the protein MLTVTEKRETSTIQALLSDRARSYMTKLKRKSACTYKHSIRLAKLADKFASVLGLSDKERIQLIQGCYLHDIGKLSTPISILNQERALNDHEWNSMKKHPVQGARIAMTFAEEVDNRVLETILFHHERWDGRGYPDGLSGENIPYFARICAVLDAFDSMVSDRCYRKGLSASHAIVELKRNSGTQFDPHVVRCFIQYCI from the coding sequence ATGTTGACTGTAACAGAAAAGAGAGAGACATCGACAATACAAGCCCTTCTTTCGGATCGTGCAAGGTCGTATATGACAAAACTGAAAAGAAAAAGCGCTTGTACTTACAAGCACAGTATTCGATTGGCGAAGCTCGCGGACAAATTCGCCTCCGTGTTAGGTTTAAGCGACAAAGAACGTATCCAACTTATTCAAGGCTGCTATTTGCATGATATTGGCAAGCTGTCCACCCCGATTTCAATCCTGAATCAGGAACGGGCATTGAATGATCATGAATGGAACTCGATGAAGAAGCACCCGGTTCAAGGCGCTCGCATTGCAATGACCTTTGCCGAAGAGGTCGACAACCGTGTTCTTGAGACCATCCTCTTTCATCATGAGCGTTGGGATGGCCGAGGATATCCTGACGGCTTATCCGGCGAAAACATTCCATATTTTGCGAGAATATGCGCTGTACTCGATGCGTTCGACAGCATGGTATCTGATCGATGTTACCGGAAAGGTTTATCTGCTAGTCATGCCATTGTTGAGCTCAAACGTAATAGCGGTACGCAATTTGATCCACATGTCGTTCGTTGCTTTATTCAATACTGCATCTAG
- a CDS encoding HD-GYP domain-containing protein yields MIKVSVHQLREGDKLAESIVTHNGTVMLSGGTILTKHYIKRLIERGISDVYVDCEPEPEASMKEARIKPLRHRKENIINVIIHKLEHPSISIFPFHARKESAFKRIYRKTMLDISHEPMVVELLNQLHESEPSLLEHCVNVSILSGMIGTEYGFDNAGMLELLIGSLLYDIGMLKVPASILRSDKHLTGKQRELLTHHTVDGYHMLRNINGVPERSALCALLHHEKFDGSGYPYRLTGKDIPCYAQIVGIADLYDALISPKPYRSPYKAVDAIELFYAAGNHYFRADLVNIFLKLINVYPVTHVIRLSNGQTGIVKSYSPSIVHRPAGGICREEDRSSIASSLDFDLAQTRNDTDLHEDRRIESKLTAKEHLGRD; encoded by the coding sequence ATGATCAAAGTCAGCGTTCATCAATTAAGGGAAGGCGACAAACTTGCTGAATCGATTGTCACGCACAATGGCACTGTCATGCTCAGCGGCGGAACAATACTGACCAAGCACTATATAAAACGTCTGATCGAACGGGGAATCTCCGATGTATATGTAGACTGTGAGCCAGAACCAGAAGCAAGCATGAAGGAAGCTCGCATCAAGCCATTGCGTCATCGAAAAGAAAACATCATCAATGTTATTATTCATAAGCTGGAGCATCCATCGATTTCTATATTCCCATTTCATGCAAGAAAGGAATCCGCATTTAAACGCATATACCGCAAAACGATGTTAGATATTTCTCATGAGCCCATGGTAGTGGAACTGCTGAATCAACTGCATGAGAGCGAACCATCTCTACTGGAGCACTGCGTAAACGTATCCATATTATCCGGAATGATAGGGACAGAGTACGGCTTCGACAATGCTGGAATGTTGGAACTGCTCATCGGTTCGCTGCTGTATGATATCGGGATGCTCAAGGTCCCTGCTTCTATTCTGCGAAGCGACAAGCATCTGACAGGCAAGCAGCGAGAGCTGCTTACGCACCATACTGTCGACGGGTACCACATGTTGCGCAATATCAATGGCGTGCCGGAACGCTCTGCGTTATGCGCCCTGCTTCATCATGAAAAATTCGACGGCTCAGGTTACCCTTATCGACTGACTGGCAAGGACATTCCCTGTTACGCACAGATAGTTGGCATCGCGGATCTATATGATGCACTCATCTCGCCCAAGCCGTATCGGAGCCCATATAAAGCTGTCGATGCCATTGAGCTGTTTTATGCCGCAGGAAATCATTATTTTCGCGCCGACCTTGTGAATATTTTTCTTAAATTGATCAATGTGTATCCTGTAACCCACGTAATCAGACTGAGCAACGGCCAGACCGGTATTGTCAAATCGTACAGCCCCTCTATTGTTCATCGTCCAGCTGGTGGAATATGCAGAGAAGAAGACCGCTCAAGTATTGCTTCTTCCCTTGACTTCGATTTGGCACAGACGCGAAATGATACGGACCTGCACGAAGACAGAAGGATTGAATCCAAACTGACCGCAAAAGAACATTTAGGACGTGATTGA